The Pseudomonas sp. DG56-2 genome contains a region encoding:
- a CDS encoding alkene reductase gives MPSPSQLFTPATVGSHFTRNRVVMAPMTRSRSSQPGDIPNALNAAYYAQRASAAFIVTEATQISAQGKGYSFTPGIYTPEQVAGWRLVTEAVHKAGGHIYLQLWHVGRMSHPDFHDGALPVAPSAIPFEGSIWKVDPQTGIGSMVPCPTPRALGRDEIFAIVEDYRNAAANAIAAGFDGVEVHAANGYLIDQFLRTTSNVRTDEYGGSRENRLRFLKEVMDAVSDEIGAARTAIRIAPFLTARGMACPDILPTLLEAAEYLQGKGIAYLHLVEADWDDAPQFPESFRQAVRARFHHPIVVAGKYDEELTEWVLTKGYADYVAYGRKFVANPDLPLRLEKGYPLADFDGSALFGGTERGYTDYPAWSARG, from the coding sequence ATGCCTAGTCCATCCCAATTGTTTACCCCCGCCACTGTTGGCAGCCACTTCACCCGCAACCGTGTGGTAATGGCGCCGATGACGCGCTCGCGCAGCAGCCAACCCGGCGACATTCCCAATGCATTGAATGCCGCTTACTACGCGCAACGTGCTTCGGCCGCCTTTATCGTCACCGAAGCAACGCAGATTTCCGCCCAGGGCAAAGGCTATTCGTTTACTCCCGGCATCTACACGCCAGAACAAGTCGCAGGCTGGCGCCTGGTCACCGAGGCCGTGCACAAGGCGGGCGGACACATTTATCTGCAGCTGTGGCATGTGGGGCGTATGTCCCACCCTGACTTTCATGATGGAGCGTTGCCCGTGGCGCCATCGGCAATCCCGTTTGAAGGCAGTATCTGGAAAGTCGACCCGCAAACCGGCATCGGCAGCATGGTGCCCTGCCCTACACCGCGTGCACTGGGCCGGGATGAGATATTCGCTATCGTCGAGGACTACCGCAACGCCGCAGCCAACGCGATTGCCGCAGGCTTCGATGGCGTTGAAGTGCACGCGGCCAACGGTTACTTGATCGACCAGTTCCTGCGCACCACGTCCAACGTGCGGACCGATGAATACGGCGGTTCGCGAGAAAACCGCCTGCGCTTTCTCAAGGAAGTCATGGATGCCGTCAGCGATGAAATCGGCGCAGCGCGCACAGCCATCCGCATCGCGCCGTTCCTGACCGCCAGAGGCATGGCTTGCCCGGACATCCTGCCAACCCTTCTTGAGGCTGCCGAGTATTTGCAGGGCAAAGGCATTGCCTATCTGCACCTGGTCGAGGCTGATTGGGACGATGCGCCGCAGTTCCCGGAGAGCTTCCGTCAGGCGGTAAGAGCACGCTTTCATCACCCGATTGTTGTCGCCGGCAAATATGACGAAGAGTTGACCGAGTGGGTATTGACCAAGGGTTACGCCGACTATGTAGCGTACGGGCGCAAATTTGTTGCAAACCCTGACCTGCCGCTGCGCCTGGAAAAGGGTTATCCCTTGGCCGATTTTGATGGCTCAGCGTTGTTTGGCGGTACCGAACGCGGGTACACCGACTACCCGGCGTGGTCGGCCCGCGGTTGA
- a CDS encoding LysR family transcriptional regulator: MLFENLALFLLIVEKGGLSAAGREAGLSPTSVSERLGALERYYGATLLVRTTRSISLTDEGRVLVERVRPLLAEAEDIASTIKLGTEQVSGVVRLSAPVDLGRNRIVPILDEFLEHHPDISVDLNLTDGFVDLAGQGLDFAIRYGALSDSTLRVKKLSEGRRVVCAAPAYLSKHGTPQHPRELIAHQCLLMRFGNNIHREWQFWVDGGAFKVSLSGRRVANDGEQVRRWCLAGLGICIKSQLDVREDLDEGRLIELLPDYALQGVDLQIVYPSSHAVPRRVQRLMDMIALRLAA, from the coding sequence ATGCTTTTCGAAAATCTTGCGTTGTTTCTATTGATTGTCGAGAAGGGTGGGTTGTCTGCTGCCGGCAGGGAAGCCGGCTTGTCGCCCACCTCTGTTTCAGAGCGCTTGGGGGCATTGGAGCGCTACTACGGGGCGACCTTGCTGGTGCGTACCACCCGTTCGATCAGCCTGACCGACGAGGGGCGGGTGTTGGTGGAGCGGGTTCGCCCGTTGCTGGCTGAAGCTGAAGATATCGCAAGCACCATCAAACTGGGGACCGAGCAGGTTTCGGGCGTGGTGCGGCTCAGTGCGCCTGTCGACCTGGGGCGCAATCGCATTGTGCCGATACTGGATGAGTTTCTGGAACACCACCCGGATATCAGCGTTGACCTGAACCTGACGGATGGCTTTGTCGACTTGGCCGGGCAAGGCTTGGACTTTGCCATTCGGTACGGCGCATTGAGTGACAGCACGCTAAGGGTCAAGAAACTCAGTGAAGGGCGCAGGGTGGTGTGCGCAGCGCCTGCCTACCTCAGCAAGCACGGAACGCCGCAGCATCCCAGGGAGTTGATCGCGCATCAGTGTCTGCTGATGCGTTTCGGTAACAATATCCACCGGGAGTGGCAGTTCTGGGTCGACGGGGGGGCGTTCAAGGTGTCGCTCAGCGGTCGGCGAGTGGCCAACGATGGTGAGCAGGTACGACGCTGGTGCCTGGCGGGTCTTGGCATTTGTATCAAGTCGCAGCTCGATGTCCGTGAAGACCTGGACGAAGGGCGGTTGATCGAGTTGCTGCCCGACTACGCCTTGCAGGGGGTGGACCTGCAGATTGTCTACCCTTCCAGCCATGCGGTGCCTCGTCGCGTCCAACGCTTGATGGACATGATTGCCCTGAGGCTGGCGGCTTGA
- a CDS encoding class I SAM-dependent methyltransferase, whose protein sequence is MSTPLDMNALKARQQAAWASGDYAVIGTTLQLVGERLAEACDLRWDEKVLDVAAGNGNATLAAARRGCQVTSTDYVPELLKRGEERARAEHLNVVFQVADVEALPFADDSFDAVVSTFGVMFAPDQAQSARELGRVCRPGGRIGLANWTPQGFVGQMFKTLGRHVPPPAGAQPPSRWGDEEQLQQLFNDSVGSINISHQHFNFRYRSAAHFIDVFKTWYGPVHKAFASLDGEAAAALERDLAQLLNDSNVGGASSLVVPSEYLEVVITRR, encoded by the coding sequence ATGAGTACCCCCCTTGATATGAATGCGTTGAAAGCACGCCAGCAAGCTGCGTGGGCCAGCGGAGACTACGCTGTGATCGGCACCACCTTGCAGTTGGTGGGCGAGCGATTGGCCGAAGCCTGCGACTTGCGTTGGGATGAAAAGGTGCTGGACGTCGCTGCCGGCAACGGCAATGCCACCCTGGCGGCCGCCAGGCGCGGCTGTCAGGTTACTTCTACCGATTACGTGCCCGAGCTGTTGAAACGAGGCGAGGAACGGGCGCGGGCCGAGCATCTGAACGTTGTGTTTCAAGTTGCTGATGTCGAAGCCTTACCCTTTGCCGACGATAGCTTTGACGCAGTTGTCTCGACCTTTGGCGTGATGTTCGCGCCGGATCAGGCGCAGTCGGCGCGAGAGCTTGGCCGGGTATGCCGGCCGGGCGGGCGCATCGGCCTGGCCAACTGGACGCCCCAAGGTTTTGTCGGGCAGATGTTCAAGACCCTGGGCCGGCATGTGCCGCCACCGGCTGGGGCGCAACCACCGTCGCGCTGGGGAGACGAGGAGCAGTTGCAGCAGTTGTTCAATGACAGCGTCGGTTCAATCAATATCAGCCACCAACATTTCAATTTTCGCTATCGCTCGGCGGCGCACTTCATTGACGTGTTCAAGACCTGGTACGGCCCGGTCCACAAAGCCTTTGCTTCGCTCGATGGCGAGGCGGCTGCAGCACTTGAGCGCGACCTTGCGCAATTGTTGAACGACAGCAACGTGGGCGGTGCGTCTTCACTGGTGGTGCCCAGCGAATACCTCGAGGTCGTGATCACCCGACGCTAA
- a CDS encoding DUF3313 domain-containing protein — protein sequence MKSKYLMITLCVTSLALSGCASKYVESDQYSGFLKDYSSLKEETSPSGAAVMRWIDPKVNVNKFSSVYIEPSQLYPKPQATEKIPDTTLQGITRYYNQALQTQFAKVLPLAKGPGPGVLVVRPAITAVSAKTKGLRPYEVIPIALVAAGVSAATGIRDQDTSLSTEAQFIDASNNKVVAQVVRKGAGTELENSDQVMTANDAKAVLDGWANDMVKSYEQLKAKR from the coding sequence ATGAAGTCGAAGTACCTGATGATTACGCTGTGCGTTACCTCTCTTGCGCTTTCCGGCTGCGCCAGCAAGTACGTGGAGTCCGATCAATATTCCGGCTTTCTCAAGGATTACAGTTCCCTGAAGGAAGAGACGTCACCCTCAGGTGCGGCGGTCATGCGCTGGATTGACCCGAAAGTGAACGTGAACAAATTCAGCAGCGTCTACATCGAGCCAAGCCAGCTCTATCCCAAGCCGCAAGCCACGGAAAAAATCCCGGATACCACCTTGCAAGGTATCACTCGCTACTACAACCAGGCGCTGCAGACCCAGTTCGCCAAGGTCCTGCCGCTGGCCAAGGGCCCCGGCCCGGGGGTGCTTGTCGTGCGTCCGGCGATTACCGCCGTGAGTGCCAAGACCAAGGGCCTGCGCCCTTATGAAGTCATTCCGATTGCATTGGTCGCCGCTGGCGTCAGTGCTGCAACCGGCATTCGTGACCAGGACACCAGCCTGTCGACCGAGGCACAATTCATCGATGCCAGCAACAACAAAGTGGTTGCCCAGGTTGTGCGCAAGGGCGCAGGCACCGAGCTGGAAAACTCCGATCAGGTCATGACTGCCAACGATGCAAAAGCGGTGCTCGATGGCTGGGCCAACGACATGGTCAAATCCTACGAGCAACTCAAGGCCAAGCGCTAG
- a CDS encoding OsmC domain/YcaO domain-containing protein, whose translation MEIKVNFLDNLRLEAKFDDFTVVADQPIRYKGDGSAPGPFDYFLASSALCAAYFVKLYCQTRDIPTENIRLSQNNIVDPENRYKQIFKIQVELPADISAKDRQGILRSIERCTVKKVVQTGPEFVIEEVDNLDANAQALLMLDASSDASTYIVGKDLPLEQTIANMSGILADLGMKIEIASWRNIVPNVWSLHIRDAQSPMCFTNGKGATKESALASALGEFIERLNCNFFYNDQFWGEDIANAAFVHYPEERWFKPGRKDALPEEILDAYCLDIYNPDGELRGSHLYDTNSGNEQRGICSLPYVRQSDGEVVYFPSNLIENLYLSNGMSAGNTLAEAQVQCLSEIFERAVKREILEREFCLPDVPQEVLAKYPAILAGIQGLEEQGFPVLVKDASLDGEFPVMCVTLMNPRTGGVFASFGAHPSMEVALERSLTELLQGRSFEGLNDLPQPTFAGYAVTEPNNFVEHFIDSSGVVSWRFFSAKPDFEFVEWDFSGQGENSNSEEAATLFGILENMGKEAYMAVYEHLGATACRILVPGYSEIYPIEDLIWDNTNKALFFREDILNLHRLEETDLRALVERLEESELDDYTDITTLIGIEFDDNTAWGQLTILELKLLIYVALQQFEEAKERVETFLQFNDNTVERGLFYQALNVVLEVVIDEDLELADYEANFRRMFGNERMDAAIGSVQGTVRFHGLTPTSMKLEGLDRHLRLIESYKKLHKARASAVALTR comes from the coding sequence ATGGAAATCAAGGTTAACTTTCTCGACAACCTTCGACTGGAGGCCAAGTTCGATGACTTCACGGTGGTGGCCGATCAACCGATCCGCTACAAGGGCGATGGCTCGGCACCGGGGCCGTTCGACTACTTCCTGGCTTCGTCGGCTCTGTGCGCGGCGTACTTTGTAAAGCTGTACTGCCAGACGCGTGATATCCCCACCGAGAATATCCGCCTGTCGCAGAACAACATTGTCGATCCGGAAAACCGCTACAAGCAGATCTTCAAGATCCAGGTGGAATTGCCGGCAGATATCTCGGCCAAGGATCGCCAGGGCATTTTGCGTTCCATCGAGCGCTGTACGGTAAAGAAGGTGGTGCAAACCGGCCCAGAGTTCGTCATCGAGGAAGTCGACAACCTTGATGCCAATGCCCAGGCCTTGTTGATGCTCGACGCCTCTTCCGACGCGAGCACCTATATTGTCGGCAAGGATCTGCCCCTGGAGCAGACCATTGCCAACATGTCGGGCATTCTCGCCGACCTGGGCATGAAGATCGAAATTGCCTCGTGGCGCAATATCGTTCCCAACGTCTGGTCGCTGCACATTCGCGACGCGCAATCGCCGATGTGCTTTACCAACGGCAAGGGCGCGACCAAGGAAAGTGCTCTGGCCTCGGCGTTGGGTGAGTTCATTGAACGCTTGAACTGCAACTTCTTCTACAACGACCAGTTCTGGGGTGAAGACATCGCCAATGCGGCGTTTGTGCACTATCCGGAAGAGCGCTGGTTCAAGCCAGGTCGCAAGGATGCACTGCCTGAGGAAATCCTCGACGCCTACTGCCTGGACATCTACAACCCCGATGGCGAGTTGCGTGGTTCGCACCTGTACGACACCAACTCAGGCAACGAACAGCGCGGTATCTGCTCGCTGCCCTATGTGCGCCAGTCGGACGGCGAGGTGGTGTATTTCCCCTCCAACCTGATCGAAAACCTCTACCTGAGCAACGGCATGAGTGCCGGTAATACTCTGGCTGAAGCGCAGGTGCAGTGCTTGTCGGAAATTTTCGAGCGTGCGGTCAAGCGTGAGATTCTGGAGCGTGAATTCTGCCTGCCCGACGTGCCGCAAGAGGTGCTGGCCAAGTACCCGGCCATTCTCGCCGGCATTCAGGGCCTGGAAGAGCAGGGCTTCCCGGTACTGGTCAAGGACGCCTCGCTGGACGGCGAATTCCCGGTGATGTGCGTGACCTTGATGAACCCGCGTACCGGCGGTGTGTTTGCTTCCTTTGGAGCCCACCCAAGCATGGAAGTGGCACTGGAGCGTAGCCTGACCGAGCTGTTGCAGGGTCGCAGCTTCGAAGGCCTCAACGACTTGCCGCAGCCGACCTTTGCCGGCTATGCAGTGACCGAACCGAACAACTTCGTCGAGCACTTCATTGACTCCAGCGGCGTGGTGTCGTGGCGTTTCTTCAGCGCCAAGCCCGACTTCGAATTTGTCGAGTGGGATTTCTCCGGTCAGGGCGAAAACTCCAACAGCGAAGAAGCAGCAACCTTGTTCGGCATCCTTGAGAACATGGGCAAGGAAGCGTACATGGCGGTGTACGAGCATCTGGGTGCCACCGCCTGCCGTATTCTGGTGCCCGGGTACTCGGAAATTTACCCAATCGAAGACCTGATCTGGGACAACACCAACAAGGCGCTGTTCTTCCGCGAAGACATCCTCAACCTGCATCGTCTCGAGGAAACCGACCTGCGTGCCCTGGTTGAGCGCCTGGAAGAAAGTGAGTTGGATGATTACACCGACATCACCACCTTGATCGGTATCGAGTTCGACGACAACACCGCCTGGGGGCAGCTGACCATTCTGGAGTTGAAGCTGCTTATCTATGTGGCCTTGCAGCAGTTCGAAGAGGCCAAAGAGCGGGTTGAAACCTTCTTGCAGTTCAACGACAACACCGTTGAGCGCGGGTTGTTCTATCAAGCCCTGAACGTGGTGCTCGAAGTGGTTATCGACGAAGACCTGGAACTTGCGGACTACGAGGCCAACTTCCGCCGCATGTTTGGCAACGAGCGGATGGACGCGGCAATCGGTTCTGTGCAAGGAACGGTGCGCTTCCATGGACTGACCCCCACCAGCATGAAGCTGGAAGGCCTCGATCGCCACCTGCGCTTGATCGAGAGCTACAAGAAGTTGCACAAGGCACGGGCCAGTGCGGTGGCCTTAACTCGCTGA
- the norW gene encoding NADH:flavorubredoxin reductase NorW, protein MNKDIVIVGSGFAARQVVKNLRKLDSDVPIRLIAADTCDEYNKPDLSHVISLKQSADDMTRQSAGDFAEMYRLTLNSHCQLTAIDRENKRIVAGNESFAYDKLILATGAQAIVPPIPGREWMVTLNSQQEYRRAQEALREAQRVLILGAGLIGTELAMDANRAGKQVILLDKCHSLLASLLPVEVSSRLQHRLCQMGVEMLFNQGLESIEKTNDGLLATLSNGRRITTDVIIASIGLKPDTTIAAQAGLWVDRGIEVDERMCTSDPHIFAVGDCAQIQGKLLPFLQPIQLSAMALARNVLGGNENVKFPAMLVKVKTPEMPLHLAGETSRKDLQWQISLESQGLVARGLDMDGQLRAFVVSEDQMKQAFALLRQLAL, encoded by the coding sequence ATGAACAAGGATATTGTCATCGTCGGTTCCGGTTTTGCGGCGCGCCAGGTGGTCAAGAACCTGCGCAAGCTCGACAGCGATGTACCGATTCGATTGATCGCCGCAGACACCTGCGATGAGTACAACAAGCCCGACCTCAGTCACGTCATCAGCCTCAAGCAGAGCGCCGACGACATGACGCGCCAGTCTGCCGGAGATTTTGCCGAAATGTATCGGCTGACATTGAATTCGCACTGTCAGCTCACAGCAATCGATCGTGAAAACAAGCGTATCGTTGCCGGCAACGAAAGCTTTGCCTATGACAAGCTCATTCTTGCTACCGGGGCGCAGGCCATCGTGCCGCCGATCCCCGGACGCGAGTGGATGGTGACGCTCAACAGCCAGCAGGAGTACCGGCGCGCACAGGAGGCCCTGAGAGAGGCGCAGCGTGTATTGATTCTCGGCGCCGGCCTGATTGGTACCGAGCTGGCCATGGATGCCAATCGCGCCGGCAAGCAGGTCATTCTGCTGGACAAGTGCCACAGCCTGCTGGCGTCGTTGCTGCCTGTCGAAGTCAGCAGCCGCCTGCAGCACCGGCTGTGTCAGATGGGTGTGGAAATGCTGTTCAACCAGGGGCTGGAGTCCATCGAAAAAACCAACGACGGCCTGCTGGCGACCTTGTCCAACGGTCGGCGAATCACCACCGATGTGATTATTGCCTCGATTGGCCTGAAACCCGACACCACGATCGCCGCACAGGCGGGTTTATGGGTAGACCGTGGCATTGAAGTGGATGAGCGGATGTGTACCTCGGACCCGCACATCTTTGCCGTTGGTGATTGCGCGCAGATCCAGGGCAAGCTGCTGCCGTTCCTGCAGCCCATCCAGTTGAGCGCGATGGCCCTGGCGCGCAACGTACTGGGCGGCAATGAAAACGTGAAGTTTCCGGCAATGCTGGTCAAGGTCAAGACTCCGGAAATGCCCCTGCACCTGGCCGGAGAAACCAGTCGCAAGGACCTGCAATGGCAGATCAGCCTGGAGTCGCAGGGGCTGGTTGCCCGGGGGCTGGACATGGACGGGCAACTGCGGGCGTTCGTGGTCAGTGAGGACCAGATGAAGCAAGCCTTTGCATTGCTGCGTCAGCTGGCGCTGTAG
- the norV gene encoding anaerobic nitric oxide reductase flavorubredoxin translates to MSIHVKSNIHWVGQRDWEVRDFHGTEYKTLKGSSYNSYLIREEKTVLIDTVDHKFSREFIKNLAAEIDLDTLDYIVINHAEEDHAGALTELMAQIPNTPIYCTANGVESINGHHHHPEWNFHVVHTGDTLDIGNGKQLIFVETPMLHWPDSMMTYITGDAVLFSNDAFGQHYCDEHLFNDEVDQIELFEQCQRYYANILTPFSRLVTPKITEILGFNLPVDMIATAHGVVWRDNPTQIVHRYLEWAADYQEDRITLFYDTMSNNTRMMADAIAQGIHEVDPGVAVKIYNVARHDKNEILTNVFRSKGVLVGSSTMNNVMMPKVAAMLEEITGLRFRNKKASAFGSFGWNGGAVDRIQTRLMDAGFETTLALKAKWRPDSDALEVCRAHGREVARQWALQPLTNAQQAPLADAEVCEVQAQVDNGPRMQCSVCQWIYDPAIGEPMQDVQPGTAWCDVPDSFLCPECSLGKSVFDELPSEAK, encoded by the coding sequence ATGTCCATTCACGTCAAAAGCAATATTCACTGGGTTGGTCAGCGCGATTGGGAAGTGCGGGATTTTCACGGCACCGAATACAAAACCCTCAAAGGCAGCAGCTATAACAGCTACCTGATTCGTGAAGAGAAGACTGTGTTGATTGATACGGTCGATCACAAGTTCAGCCGCGAATTCATCAAGAACCTGGCAGCCGAAATCGACCTCGACACCCTCGACTATATCGTTATCAACCATGCCGAAGAGGACCATGCCGGGGCGTTGACTGAGCTGATGGCGCAAATCCCCAACACGCCGATCTACTGCACCGCCAATGGCGTGGAGTCGATCAATGGCCATCACCATCACCCCGAGTGGAACTTCCACGTCGTCCATACCGGTGACACGCTGGATATCGGCAACGGCAAACAACTGATTTTTGTCGAAACGCCGATGCTCCACTGGCCAGACAGCATGATGACCTACATCACCGGCGATGCCGTGCTGTTCAGCAACGATGCCTTTGGCCAGCACTACTGCGATGAACATCTGTTCAACGATGAAGTGGACCAGATCGAACTGTTCGAGCAATGCCAACGCTATTACGCCAACATCCTCACGCCTTTCAGTCGCCTGGTGACACCGAAGATTACCGAGATTCTCGGTTTCAACCTGCCGGTTGACATGATTGCCACCGCCCACGGCGTGGTGTGGCGCGATAACCCGACGCAGATTGTCCACCGTTACCTGGAATGGGCAGCGGACTACCAGGAGGACCGCATCACGCTGTTCTACGACACTATGTCCAACAACACGCGGATGATGGCCGACGCCATTGCCCAGGGCATTCACGAAGTCGATCCCGGTGTGGCAGTGAAAATCTACAACGTCGCGCGCCACGACAAGAATGAGATTCTGACCAACGTGTTTCGCTCAAAAGGTGTTCTGGTCGGTTCCTCGACCATGAACAACGTGATGATGCCGAAAGTTGCCGCCATGCTCGAAGAGATCACTGGCTTGCGCTTTCGCAACAAAAAGGCTTCCGCGTTTGGCAGTTTCGGCTGGAACGGCGGCGCGGTCGATCGTATTCAGACCCGCTTGATGGATGCCGGCTTTGAAACCACGCTGGCGCTCAAGGCCAAGTGGCGGCCCGACAGCGACGCTCTGGAAGTTTGCCGTGCGCACGGCCGTGAGGTAGCGCGCCAATGGGCGCTGCAGCCCTTGACCAACGCACAACAAGCACCGCTTGCGGATGCTGAAGTGTGCGAGGTGCAAGCGCAGGTCGATAACGGTCCGCGCATGCAATGCAGTGTCTGCCAGTGGATCTACGACCCGGCAATTGGCGAGCCCATGCAGGATGTGCAACCGGGTACTGCCTGGTGCGATGTACCTGACAGCTTCCTCTGCCCGGAATGTTCGCTAGGGAAATCGGTGTTTGACGAACTGCCGTCGGAGGCAAAATGA
- the norR gene encoding nitric oxide reductase transcriptional regulator NorR: protein MSLSVESLARIAIELQSGISHQDRFQRLINTLRQLLGCDASALLRYDHQHFRPLAIDGLAPDVLGRRFSLDAHPRLEAIARAGDVVRFPADSHLPDPYDGLIPSQQALKVHACIGLPLFADQTLIGALTIDGMDPAQFDHFSDEELRLVGALASAALNNALLVEQLENQAITPLSISNVPASKPGTEIVGLSGVMQQLKREIEMVAGSDLNVLITGETGVGKELVAKAIHESSSRASQPVVYLNCAALPESVAESELFGHVKGAFTGAIHHRTGKFEMADNGTLFLDEIGELSLSLQAKLLRVLQYGDLQRVGDDTVLRVNVRVLAATNRDLKQEVMNNRFRADLYHRLSVFPVHVPPLRERGQDITLLAGFFCEQSRVRMGLKRVALATNCLSQLMQYTWPGNVRELEHAVYRATILARATQQSEALQLEAQHFNLLGEPLDTPTAAQQAPVPNLDQGLRDATDNFQRQLIESTLERCASNWSACARLLNIDVANLHRMAKRLGLK from the coding sequence ATGAGTCTCTCGGTAGAATCCCTGGCGCGCATTGCCATTGAGTTGCAAAGCGGCATTTCTCATCAAGACCGATTCCAACGCCTGATCAACACCCTGCGCCAGTTGCTGGGGTGCGACGCCTCTGCCCTGTTGCGCTACGACCATCAACACTTCCGTCCTTTGGCCATCGATGGCCTGGCCCCGGATGTGCTCGGGCGACGATTCAGCCTTGATGCGCACCCGCGACTCGAAGCCATCGCCCGCGCGGGCGATGTGGTGCGCTTTCCGGCAGATAGCCATTTGCCAGATCCCTATGACGGACTGATCCCCAGCCAGCAAGCATTGAAAGTGCATGCCTGCATCGGCTTGCCGTTGTTCGCCGACCAGACGCTGATTGGCGCACTGACCATCGATGGCATGGACCCGGCGCAGTTCGATCACTTCAGCGACGAAGAATTGCGCCTGGTCGGCGCCCTCGCCTCCGCAGCGCTGAACAACGCCCTGCTGGTGGAGCAACTGGAAAACCAGGCCATTACCCCGCTGTCCATCAGCAATGTACCGGCGAGCAAACCGGGCACCGAAATCGTCGGACTCAGCGGGGTCATGCAGCAGCTCAAACGCGAGATCGAAATGGTTGCAGGCTCGGACCTGAACGTTTTGATCACGGGCGAAACCGGGGTCGGCAAGGAACTGGTGGCCAAGGCCATCCATGAAAGTTCATCACGCGCCAGCCAGCCTGTGGTTTACCTGAACTGCGCGGCACTGCCCGAATCGGTGGCCGAAAGTGAGTTGTTTGGCCATGTCAAAGGTGCCTTTACCGGTGCGATTCATCACCGCACCGGCAAGTTCGAAATGGCCGATAACGGCACGCTGTTCCTTGACGAAATTGGCGAGCTGTCGCTCAGCCTGCAGGCCAAGCTGTTGCGGGTTTTGCAATACGGCGACCTACAACGGGTCGGCGACGACACCGTCTTGCGGGTCAACGTGCGGGTACTTGCCGCGACCAATCGCGACTTGAAGCAGGAGGTAATGAACAACCGCTTTCGCGCCGACTTGTATCACCGCCTGAGCGTATTCCCGGTACATGTACCGCCGCTGCGCGAACGCGGTCAGGACATCACCTTGCTAGCGGGCTTTTTCTGCGAACAGAGCCGAGTACGCATGGGCTTGAAGCGGGTGGCGCTGGCGACAAACTGCCTGTCGCAGCTGATGCAATACACGTGGCCAGGCAACGTACGCGAACTGGAGCATGCGGTGTACCGGGCAACCATACTGGCCCGGGCGACCCAGCAAAGTGAAGCGCTGCAGCTCGAAGCCCAGCATTTCAATCTGCTAGGGGAACCGCTCGATACCCCGACGGCTGCCCAGCAGGCGCCTGTGCCCAACCTTGATCAAGGGCTGCGCGATGCAACCGACAATTTTCAGCGGCAACTGATCGAGAGCACACTTGAACGTTGCGCAAGCAATTGGTCTGCGTGCGCCCGCCTGTTGAATATCGATGTGGCCAACCTGCACCGTATGGCGAAACGCCTGGGGCTGAAATAG